In a genomic window of Allomeiothermus silvanus DSM 9946:
- a CDS encoding allantoinase, producing MGLDLLVRGGYLVRPEGVARADIGVLDGKIAMIEPQIDGPARMLIEATGRYVFPGLIDVHVHFNEPGRTHWEGFASGSAALAAGGGTLFCDMPLNSHPPVLTRREFDDKLGAARAHSHTDFALWGGLTPDNLEHLGELAEAGVMGFKAFMANSGISEFRAADDATLYEGMRLAARLGLPVAVHAENDTLTAHLTRQIRSKGGASARDYLASRPVFTELEAIQRALLLAQETGCRLHLVHISSGSGVVLAYEAKARGVDVSLETCPHYLAFSEEDLERLGAVLKCAPPVRAREEQELLWNGVLAGKVDLIASDHSPSSPDLKEGNDLFAAWGGISGVQSTLPVLLSEGHWARGLSLETISRMTSCHPAQRFGFAQKGQVAVGFDADLALVDLEAEFTLNQDELFYRHPQSPYLGRRFKGRVVHTLVRGQTVFAEGKLHPELRGQLVRPQVRREFGGSGRIAE from the coding sequence CTCGTTCGCGGGGGTTATCTGGTTCGCCCGGAAGGGGTCGCGCGGGCTGATATTGGCGTACTGGATGGTAAGATTGCCATGATTGAACCGCAGATCGATGGGCCTGCCCGCATGCTCATCGAAGCCACGGGGAGATATGTTTTCCCCGGCCTGATCGACGTTCACGTTCACTTTAACGAGCCGGGCCGCACCCACTGGGAAGGTTTTGCCAGCGGCTCGGCGGCGTTGGCCGCAGGAGGCGGGACCTTATTCTGCGATATGCCCCTCAACTCGCACCCGCCGGTGCTTACCCGGCGGGAGTTTGACGACAAGCTAGGGGCTGCCCGCGCCCACTCCCACACTGATTTTGCCCTGTGGGGCGGGCTCACCCCGGACAACCTCGAGCACCTGGGCGAACTGGCCGAAGCGGGGGTGATGGGGTTCAAAGCTTTTATGGCCAACTCCGGCATCTCCGAGTTCCGCGCAGCGGACGACGCCACGCTTTATGAGGGGATGCGCCTTGCCGCCCGTCTAGGGCTGCCGGTGGCGGTACATGCGGAAAACGACACCCTCACCGCCCATCTCACGCGGCAGATCCGCAGCAAAGGAGGCGCCTCAGCCCGCGATTACCTGGCCTCCAGGCCCGTTTTCACCGAGCTCGAGGCTATTCAGCGGGCCCTGCTGTTGGCCCAGGAGACCGGCTGCAGGCTGCACCTCGTCCATATCTCTAGCGGGAGCGGGGTGGTGCTGGCCTACGAGGCTAAGGCGCGCGGAGTGGACGTGAGCCTCGAGACCTGCCCGCACTACTTGGCTTTTAGCGAAGAAGACCTCGAACGTTTGGGAGCGGTGCTCAAATGCGCGCCCCCGGTGCGCGCGCGGGAGGAGCAGGAACTTCTGTGGAATGGGGTGCTCGCGGGAAAAGTAGACCTCATCGCCTCAGACCACTCGCCCAGCTCCCCGGATCTCAAAGAGGGAAACGACCTCTTCGCGGCGTGGGGTGGGATCTCGGGAGTGCAGTCCACTTTGCCGGTATTGCTCAGTGAAGGGCATTGGGCACGGGGGCTTTCGCTGGAGACCATCAGCCGTATGACCTCCTGCCACCCCGCGCAGCGCTTCGGCTTTGCCCAAAAGGGCCAGGTCGCGGTGGGGTTCGATGCTGATTTGGCCTTGGTGGATCTCGAGGCGGAGTTCACCTTGAACCAGGACGAGCTTTTCTACCGCCATCCCCAAAGCCCTTACCTTGGACGGCGCTTCAAGGGTAGGGTGGTACACACCCTGGTCCGCGGCCAGACGGTTTTTGCTGAGGGGAAGCTCCACCCGGAACTTCGCGGCCAGCTGGTTCGGCCCCAGGTGCGAAGGGAGTTTGGGGGTTCGGGTAGAATCGCCGAATAG
- a CDS encoding ABC transporter permease, with amino-acid sequence MALVPEPNPSRYRALWVTLGAVGVAFVIAGVVFSAYGVSPLEAYRAMLEGTLFDPKGLQEVFRRTIPLLLIGVGLTLAFRTQFFNIGAEGQLLLGAVFAAGVALFVPLPPFLTLPMMFLAGAVGGAVWCLIAAWLKSRLGVNEILTTLMLNYVAQYVVIYLINGPWKGKDARGYIYSDQFGPAAQIPVIPGTNVHWPTLLLGIFLAFALQFLLERTTLGYAMRVVGENPGAARYAGISISRIMLLIALITGGAAGLAGVGEIAGIHHRLIEPLQLSSGYGFTAVIVAWLARGNPALVLLTAPLMGIILAGGDLLKVSLNMPFRVVDVFSGVMLLCLIASEVFVRNRVRWGR; translated from the coding sequence ATTGCTCTGGTTCCTGAGCCTAATCCCTCCCGCTATCGCGCCCTTTGGGTAACGTTAGGGGCGGTGGGGGTGGCTTTTGTCATCGCCGGGGTGGTCTTTTCGGCTTACGGGGTAAGCCCACTCGAGGCTTATCGGGCCATGCTCGAAGGTACCCTCTTTGACCCTAAGGGCTTGCAGGAGGTTTTCCGTCGCACCATCCCGCTTCTCTTGATCGGAGTGGGCCTGACCCTGGCCTTTCGCACCCAGTTTTTCAATATCGGGGCCGAGGGGCAGTTGCTGTTGGGGGCGGTCTTCGCGGCGGGAGTGGCCTTATTCGTTCCGCTCCCACCCTTCCTGACCCTGCCCATGATGTTCCTCGCGGGGGCGGTAGGCGGGGCGGTGTGGTGTCTGATTGCGGCCTGGCTTAAAAGTAGGTTGGGGGTCAACGAGATCCTCACCACCTTAATGCTCAACTACGTGGCCCAGTACGTGGTCATCTACCTCATTAACGGTCCCTGGAAGGGTAAAGACGCCCGCGGATACATCTACTCTGACCAGTTCGGCCCCGCGGCCCAGATCCCGGTGATCCCCGGGACCAACGTCCACTGGCCTACGCTCCTCTTAGGCATTTTCCTGGCCTTCGCTTTGCAATTTCTGCTCGAGCGCACCACGCTTGGCTACGCTATGCGGGTGGTAGGAGAAAACCCAGGTGCCGCCCGCTACGCGGGCATCTCGATTTCCCGAATTATGCTGCTTATCGCCCTCATTACCGGAGGGGCGGCAGGGCTAGCGGGGGTGGGGGAGATCGCTGGAATCCACCACCGCCTCATCGAGCCCTTACAGCTTTCATCAGGGTATGGATTCACCGCGGTGATCGTGGCCTGGCTGGCCCGAGGCAATCCTGCTTTGGTGCTCCTCACCGCTCCGCTGATGGGCATCATCCTGGCCGGGGGCGATTTGCTCAAGGTGAGCCTTAACATGCCGTTTCGGGTGGTGGACGTCTTTAGCGGGGTGATGCTTTTGTGTTTGATCGCCTCGGAGGTGTTCGTGCGGAATCGGGTGAGGTGGGGAAGATGA
- the xdhA gene encoding xanthine dehydrogenase small subunit: MQPIRFTLNGKEVTVQGVDPHTNLLTWLRQSGLTGSKEGCAEGECGACAVALVRPDAAGRTRYEAVNSCLLLLPSLHAQEVVTVEGIGLPEKLHPVQAAMTQGGSQCGYCTPGFVVSLFAEYYRPGREGFDLEALGGNLCRCTGYRPIRDAAYSLGTPDPEDPLRKRLEEPAPAPGPLEYTLGSRRFYRPTTLQGLFDVLKMHPQARLIAGGTDLAVEANLRFSRWDVLVSVEAIPEMGRIDWDADNLEIGAAVPLSRIEEEVRGKLPLLEELLPLFASRLLRNRATLGGNLGTASPIGDSPPVLLALGALVRVASATGQRLVPIDEFFTGYRKTALGPGEVILSVQIPRPFPEIGRFYKVAKRHQDDISTVAGAFALELADNGTVSRIRIAYGGVAATPIRAQLTEAALVGKPWNLAAVQAASRVLATEFKPISDQRGSAEYRSAMVVKLLEKFFHDSTLAAEVPA; encoded by the coding sequence ATGCAACCTATACGCTTTACCCTCAATGGCAAGGAAGTGACGGTTCAGGGAGTAGACCCTCACACCAACCTGCTCACCTGGCTGCGCCAGAGTGGGCTCACCGGCAGCAAGGAAGGTTGCGCGGAAGGGGAGTGCGGGGCGTGCGCGGTGGCCCTTGTACGCCCGGATGCCGCGGGCCGTACCCGCTACGAGGCCGTGAACAGCTGCTTGCTGCTACTGCCTTCTCTGCACGCCCAGGAGGTGGTGACCGTGGAGGGTATAGGCCTCCCGGAAAAGCTCCACCCGGTACAAGCCGCCATGACCCAGGGAGGCTCGCAGTGCGGCTACTGCACACCCGGCTTCGTGGTGAGCCTGTTCGCCGAGTATTACCGCCCGGGACGAGAAGGCTTCGACCTGGAAGCCCTGGGGGGGAATCTCTGCCGCTGTACCGGCTACCGCCCGATCCGGGATGCCGCCTATAGCCTGGGAACCCCCGACCCGGAAGACCCCTTGCGCAAGCGATTGGAAGAGCCTGCTCCCGCCCCGGGGCCGCTCGAGTACACCCTGGGCTCGCGCCGCTTTTATCGCCCTACCACCTTGCAAGGGCTATTCGATGTGTTGAAAATGCATCCCCAGGCCCGGTTGATTGCCGGGGGCACCGATCTTGCGGTCGAGGCCAACCTGCGCTTTTCCCGCTGGGATGTCTTGGTAAGCGTGGAGGCCATTCCCGAGATGGGACGGATCGATTGGGACGCGGACAACCTGGAGATCGGCGCGGCAGTTCCCTTAAGCCGAATCGAAGAAGAGGTGCGGGGGAAACTTCCCTTACTGGAAGAGTTGTTGCCCCTGTTTGCCTCGCGGCTTCTGCGCAACCGGGCTACGTTAGGGGGCAACCTGGGCACGGCTTCGCCTATTGGAGACTCCCCGCCGGTGCTGTTGGCGCTGGGGGCTTTGGTGCGGGTGGCCTCGGCTACCGGCCAGCGGCTGGTCCCCATTGATGAGTTCTTCACCGGCTACCGAAAAACTGCCCTCGGGCCCGGTGAGGTTATACTCTCGGTGCAGATTCCCCGTCCCTTCCCGGAGATCGGGCGCTTTTACAAGGTCGCTAAGCGCCACCAGGACGATATCAGCACCGTGGCCGGGGCCTTCGCGCTCGAGCTGGCCGATAACGGCACGGTCTCACGAATTCGCATCGCTTATGGCGGGGTGGCGGCAACCCCCATCCGGGCTCAGCTCACCGAAGCCGCCCTGGTTGGCAAGCCCTGGAACTTAGCCGCGGTACAGGCCGCCTCGAGGGTGCTGGCGACGGAGTTCAAACCCATCAGCGATCAGCGGGGTAGCGCCGAGTACCGCAGCGCGATGGTGGTTAAACTGCTGGAGAAGTTCTTCCACGACTCCACGCTGGCTGCGGAGGTTCCAGCATGA
- a CDS encoding M20 family metallo-hydrolase, with translation MNVDIQRLMGEIERLATFSDAPAPAVTRVLYTPTDLAARAYLKSLFAEADLELREDALGNLFARWVGAEPDLPAVGTGSHTDAIPHAGRYDGVVGVLGGLEAIRALQAARFRPRRSIELLMFTSEEPTRFGIGCLGSRALCGAWTAEMLGRLRDSEGKSLDQARTEAGFSGGLETVRLPENYYSAFVELHIEQGPLLEQENLPLGIVTAIAAPASLIVRLSGQGGHAGTVLMPDRRDALLAGAEIALEVDRAARASGAPDTVGTTGIFKVHPGAINSIPSRVELGIDIRDIDGSRRDAVVSRVVAAVGEICERRGIGYEIEWMNADPPAQSGEEVVRALEASAQELGLPYRKMVSRAYHDSLFMARLCPTAMLFIPCKNGWSHRPDEYASPEHIEQGVRVLARTLARLAE, from the coding sequence GTGAACGTCGATATTCAACGCCTGATGGGAGAAATCGAGCGCCTGGCCACCTTCTCTGACGCGCCCGCTCCCGCCGTGACCCGCGTCCTCTACACCCCCACCGATCTAGCCGCCCGTGCCTATTTGAAGTCGCTTTTTGCCGAGGCTGATCTCGAACTACGCGAAGATGCCTTGGGTAACCTCTTTGCCCGCTGGGTCGGTGCGGAGCCGGATCTCCCTGCGGTGGGTACGGGCTCCCACACCGACGCCATCCCCCACGCGGGCCGTTACGACGGGGTGGTGGGAGTCTTGGGCGGCCTCGAGGCTATCCGCGCCCTCCAAGCCGCGCGCTTTCGGCCCCGCCGCTCCATTGAACTACTGATGTTCACCTCCGAGGAGCCTACCCGCTTTGGTATCGGCTGCCTGGGGAGCCGCGCCCTTTGCGGAGCCTGGACGGCGGAGATGCTCGGGCGTCTTAGGGATTCTGAGGGAAAGAGCCTGGACCAAGCCCGGACCGAGGCGGGTTTCTCCGGAGGGCTCGAGACGGTTCGCCTCCCCGAGAATTACTACTCGGCCTTCGTGGAACTGCACATCGAACAAGGACCTTTGCTCGAGCAGGAGAACCTCCCCCTGGGCATCGTCACCGCCATCGCTGCGCCCGCCTCGCTGATAGTCCGGCTCAGCGGGCAGGGCGGGCATGCCGGGACCGTGCTGATGCCGGATCGCCGGGATGCCCTTTTGGCCGGGGCGGAGATCGCCCTCGAGGTAGACCGTGCGGCCCGAGCCTCGGGGGCCCCCGACACGGTAGGCACGACCGGCATCTTCAAGGTTCACCCCGGAGCCATCAACAGCATTCCCAGCCGGGTTGAGCTAGGAATTGACATCCGCGACATTGACGGGAGCCGCCGAGACGCGGTGGTGAGTCGGGTGGTCGCGGCGGTAGGGGAGATCTGCGAGCGCCGGGGCATCGGCTACGAAATCGAGTGGATGAACGCTGACCCGCCCGCCCAGAGTGGGGAAGAAGTGGTGCGGGCGCTCGAGGCCAGCGCCCAGGAACTCGGTCTGCCCTACCGAAAGATGGTCAGCCGAGCCTACCACGACTCGCTCTTCATGGCTCGCCTCTGCCCCACTGCGATGCTCTTCATTCCCTGCAAAAACGGTTGGAGCCACCGCCCGGATGAGTATGCCTCGCCCGAACATATCGAACAAGGGGTCCGGGTGCTGGCCCGCACCCTGGCGCGGCTGGCCGAGTAA
- the xdhB gene encoding xanthine dehydrogenase molybdopterin binding subunit gives MSSVGKAIPHESAREHVSGRALYTDDLVGRFTGLLYAWPVQAPHAHAKVLSLKTEGALKVPGVLHVLTAADVAGANNVGPVRHDEPLFPDEVMYHAQAVAWVVAESEEAARLGAERVEVEYAPLPAIITLEEAIKQGSFLTDALRVRKGEPEQALLEAPHKLKGKIEIGGQEHFYLETQATLAYLDEYGQVMLQCSTQHPTETQTIVAEVLGIARHRVTVQCLRMGGGFGGKETQANTWAAVAALAAWKTGRPVRVRLNRTQDMTLTGKRHPFLGKFSVGFDDAGKVLGLKLELYSDGGWSLDLSEAVLLRALLHCDNAYHVPHMEVVGRVCRTHKTSQTAFRGFGGPQGMVVIEEVLDRVARTLGLPPEVVRERNFYREGDTTHYLQPVKDAERIERIWYELKTASDFAARRQQIAEFNAAHPHKKRGIALTPVKFGISFNAIQYNQAGALVLVYQDGSVLVNHGGTEMGQGVHTKILQIAAHSLGVPLEQVRIAPTRTDKIPNTSATAASTGSDLNGAAVKNACETIKVRLAQVAAQRFGVNAQDIVFQEGRVYPLGSPGKALPFAEIVKAAYAQRVQLWSDGFYRTPGLHFDRTKGQGHPFHYFAYGAAVSEVEVDGFTGQYRLRRVDILHDVGDSLSPVVDLGQVEGGFFQGMGWLTLEELVWDAEGRLATKGASTYKLPSLAELPEVFNVRFLERATEPGVVYGSKAVGEPPLMLAISVREALKDAIAAFGGGLVELASPATMEAVYWAIERVRARALVSGD, from the coding sequence ATGAGTAGCGTCGGCAAGGCTATCCCCCACGAAAGCGCCCGCGAACACGTGAGCGGGCGTGCGCTATACACCGACGATCTCGTCGGGCGTTTCACGGGCCTGCTCTATGCCTGGCCAGTGCAAGCCCCCCATGCCCACGCCAAGGTTCTGAGCCTCAAGACCGAGGGGGCGCTGAAGGTCCCCGGCGTCCTCCACGTCCTCACCGCCGCCGATGTGGCGGGGGCTAACAATGTGGGACCAGTACGGCACGATGAGCCCCTTTTCCCCGACGAGGTGATGTACCATGCGCAGGCGGTGGCTTGGGTAGTGGCGGAGAGTGAGGAAGCCGCCCGGTTGGGGGCTGAGCGGGTAGAAGTCGAGTATGCGCCGCTCCCGGCGATAATCACCCTGGAGGAGGCGATCAAGCAGGGGAGCTTTCTCACCGACGCTCTAAGGGTGCGCAAGGGCGAGCCCGAACAGGCCCTTCTGGAAGCACCCCACAAGCTCAAGGGGAAGATAGAAATCGGTGGGCAGGAGCACTTTTACCTCGAGACCCAAGCTACTCTCGCCTATCTCGACGAGTACGGCCAGGTGATGCTCCAGTGTTCCACCCAGCACCCCACCGAGACCCAGACTATCGTGGCCGAGGTGCTGGGGATAGCGCGCCACCGAGTCACGGTGCAGTGTCTGCGGATGGGCGGCGGGTTCGGGGGCAAGGAGACCCAGGCCAACACTTGGGCAGCGGTAGCTGCGCTAGCGGCTTGGAAGACCGGAAGGCCGGTGCGGGTGCGGCTAAACCGTACCCAGGACATGACCCTCACCGGCAAGCGCCACCCTTTTTTGGGCAAGTTCTCGGTGGGTTTCGACGACGCGGGGAAGGTGTTGGGGCTCAAGCTCGAGCTATACTCCGATGGCGGCTGGAGCCTGGACCTTTCCGAGGCTGTACTGCTGCGCGCCCTCTTGCACTGCGATAACGCCTACCACGTTCCCCATATGGAGGTAGTGGGGCGGGTGTGCCGGACCCACAAGACCTCCCAGACTGCTTTTCGAGGCTTCGGCGGGCCGCAGGGAATGGTAGTGATCGAAGAGGTGCTGGACCGCGTGGCCCGGACCTTGGGCTTGCCCCCTGAGGTGGTACGGGAGCGCAATTTCTACCGTGAAGGAGACACCACCCATTACCTCCAGCCGGTCAAGGATGCGGAGCGGATTGAGCGTATTTGGTACGAGTTGAAGACCGCCAGCGACTTTGCTGCCCGCCGCCAACAGATCGCCGAATTCAACGCGGCCCACCCGCACAAGAAGCGGGGTATCGCCCTCACCCCGGTTAAGTTCGGCATCTCCTTCAACGCTATTCAGTACAACCAGGCCGGGGCTTTGGTGCTGGTCTACCAGGATGGCAGCGTGCTAGTGAACCACGGCGGCACCGAGATGGGGCAGGGGGTACACACCAAGATCTTGCAGATCGCCGCACACAGCCTGGGGGTTCCGCTCGAGCAGGTGCGTATCGCCCCCACCCGTACCGACAAAATCCCAAACACCTCGGCCACCGCTGCCTCTACCGGAAGCGACCTCAACGGGGCAGCGGTCAAAAACGCCTGCGAAACTATTAAAGTCCGCTTGGCCCAGGTTGCGGCCCAGCGCTTTGGGGTTAACGCCCAAGACATCGTCTTCCAGGAGGGGCGGGTCTACCCCCTAGGGTCCCCGGGGAAAGCTTTGCCCTTCGCGGAGATCGTCAAGGCGGCGTATGCGCAGCGCGTTCAGCTGTGGTCGGATGGATTCTACCGCACCCCCGGGCTACACTTTGATCGCACCAAGGGCCAAGGCCATCCCTTCCACTACTTCGCCTATGGCGCAGCGGTGAGCGAGGTTGAGGTAGATGGCTTTACCGGCCAGTACCGCTTGCGCCGGGTAGACATCCTGCACGACGTGGGCGACTCCCTCTCGCCCGTGGTGGATCTGGGCCAAGTGGAGGGGGGGTTCTTCCAGGGGATGGGTTGGCTAACCCTGGAAGAGCTTGTCTGGGACGCGGAGGGCCGCCTCGCCACCAAGGGGGCCAGCACCTACAAGCTTCCTAGCCTAGCCGAGCTGCCGGAGGTGTTCAACGTGAGGTTCCTCGAGCGGGCTACTGAGCCAGGGGTGGTCTACGGTTCTAAAGCGGTGGGGGAGCCACCCTTGATGCTGGCCATATCGGTACGCGAAGCCCTTAAAGATGCCATAGCCGCTTTTGGGGGTGGGCTAGTTGAACTGGCCTCCCCAGCGACGATGGAGGCGGTGTACTGGGCGATCGAACGGGTTCGTGCGAGGGCATTGGTCTCGGGTGATTGA
- a CDS encoding ABC transporter ATP-binding protein: MSQPLLELRHITKRFPGVVANDRVSLQVYPGEVLALLGENGAGKSTLISILYGLYRPDEGEILLEGKPVRIASPVHALRLGIGLVPQHPLLISRHTVAENLALGIGSALFPAQRIVPLIERLARAYGLEVDPQAPVYQLSPGQKQRVEIVRALLRGAKVLILDEPTSVLTPQEAESLFKVMRELRAAGKSLIFISHKLEEVLAIADRCTVLRRGKVVGSLSTAEATQSKLAEMMVGRSVSFERKRAQPKLGEVLLEVDNLQARSSRGLEALRGVSFQLRKGEVLGVAGVAGNGQSELVEVLAGLRKIEGGRVALEGKPIAANPAQLFERGVAHIPEDRIHMGTVPTMTIAENLALREFEKPPLARGFLRDLAAYERNARAKVEEYAVAAPSVHTPSRLLSGGNIQKVILARELSRQAKLILAVHPTYGLDIGATEQVHKVLLSKTYEGAGVLLVSEDLEELLSLSDRIAVLYHGKLKGPFEVFAISREEIGLLMTGGEAEG; the protein is encoded by the coding sequence ATGAGCCAACCTCTCCTCGAGCTTCGCCATATCACCAAACGCTTTCCTGGCGTGGTAGCCAACGATCGGGTGAGCCTCCAGGTCTACCCCGGTGAGGTGCTGGCCCTGTTGGGCGAAAACGGGGCCGGAAAGAGTACCCTTATCAGCATCCTCTACGGGTTGTACCGCCCCGATGAGGGGGAGATCTTGCTCGAGGGCAAGCCCGTCCGTATTGCCTCCCCGGTTCACGCGCTAAGGCTGGGAATCGGCTTGGTTCCCCAGCATCCACTGCTGATAAGCCGTCACACCGTCGCGGAGAACCTGGCTTTGGGGATTGGAAGCGCGCTTTTTCCCGCTCAGCGTATCGTTCCCCTCATCGAAAGACTAGCCCGCGCCTACGGGCTCGAGGTAGACCCCCAGGCCCCCGTTTACCAGCTCTCTCCAGGCCAGAAGCAGCGCGTCGAGATCGTACGGGCTTTGCTGCGCGGGGCTAAGGTGCTGATCCTCGACGAGCCGACCAGCGTGCTCACCCCCCAGGAGGCCGAATCCTTGTTTAAGGTGATGCGTGAGCTACGGGCGGCGGGGAAATCCCTGATTTTTATTTCCCACAAGCTCGAAGAGGTGCTCGCCATCGCCGATCGCTGTACGGTGCTACGCCGGGGAAAGGTAGTAGGAAGCCTCTCTACCGCCGAAGCCACCCAGTCCAAGCTCGCCGAGATGATGGTAGGCCGCAGCGTGAGCTTCGAGCGTAAACGGGCCCAACCGAAGCTGGGGGAGGTGCTGCTCGAGGTAGATAACCTCCAAGCGCGCTCGAGCCGGGGTCTGGAAGCGCTGCGCGGGGTCAGCTTTCAGCTGCGAAAGGGCGAGGTGCTGGGGGTCGCAGGTGTTGCTGGGAATGGTCAGAGCGAACTCGTTGAGGTGCTGGCGGGATTGCGCAAGATCGAGGGGGGAAGGGTGGCGCTCGAGGGGAAACCCATCGCCGCCAACCCAGCCCAGCTCTTCGAGAGAGGGGTAGCCCATATCCCCGAAGACCGCATCCACATGGGTACGGTACCCACTATGACCATAGCAGAAAACCTGGCCCTACGGGAGTTTGAAAAACCTCCTCTAGCGCGCGGTTTTCTCCGCGACTTAGCCGCATATGAGCGCAACGCACGGGCTAAGGTAGAGGAGTATGCCGTCGCTGCTCCCAGCGTCCATACCCCCTCCAGACTCCTTTCCGGCGGGAATATCCAGAAGGTCATTCTGGCCCGCGAGCTTTCCCGCCAGGCCAAGCTGATCTTGGCGGTACATCCCACCTACGGTCTGGACATCGGGGCGACCGAGCAGGTGCACAAGGTGCTGCTTAGCAAGACGTACGAAGGGGCGGGAGTGCTTTTGGTTTCCGAAGATCTGGAAGAACTCCTCTCGCTTTCAGATCGGATCGCCGTGCTCTACCACGGCAAACTCAAGGGTCCTTTCGAGGTCTTTGCGATCAGCCGCGAGGAGATTGGTTTGCTGATGACGGGGGGAGAGGCGGAAGGTTAG
- the xdhC gene encoding xanthine dehydrogenase accessory protein XdhC — translation MPWFEDLARLTQAKTPLVIATLLKVRGHAPRSPGAKMLVTAEAIYGTIGGGNLEQLAVAQAREILAAKTRSGPLILTTRLTEKDSGEFGVQCCGGEVEILLEPVYPLRPAVAIFGVGHVGLALARILSLLPITLYLVDSRQELLSPERLRPVTLGEAEVKVHPAPILEGTVGDLPRGTHLVIMTHDHAEDLYVLEMALRRADLGYIGLIGSPVKWARFRQRLCEQGFSEEDLARVTSPIGLPGVPGKSPEAIAIATAAQLVGQLGLEADWNDPPLPKTPSRRL, via the coding sequence ATGCCCTGGTTCGAGGATCTGGCCCGCCTCACCCAGGCCAAGACGCCGCTGGTGATAGCCACGCTGCTCAAAGTGCGCGGCCATGCCCCGCGTAGTCCCGGAGCTAAGATGCTGGTTACGGCAGAGGCCATATATGGCACGATCGGGGGAGGGAACCTCGAACAGCTGGCCGTTGCCCAGGCCCGGGAAATCCTGGCAGCCAAGACCAGGTCTGGCCCCTTGATCTTGACCACCCGCCTCACCGAAAAGGATTCGGGCGAGTTCGGGGTGCAGTGTTGCGGGGGGGAGGTGGAGATCTTGCTCGAGCCCGTCTATCCGCTCCGCCCGGCGGTCGCCATCTTCGGCGTGGGGCACGTGGGGCTGGCTTTGGCCCGGATCCTCTCGCTGCTGCCGATTACGCTTTACCTGGTGGATTCCCGCCAGGAGCTGCTGAGTCCGGAGCGCTTGCGTCCGGTTACGCTGGGTGAGGCCGAGGTTAAGGTGCACCCGGCTCCTATACTCGAGGGCACCGTGGGTGACCTGCCCCGCGGAACCCACTTAGTCATCATGACCCACGACCACGCCGAGGACTTGTACGTGCTAGAAATGGCCCTGCGTCGTGCTGACTTGGGGTATATAGGGCTGATCGGCAGCCCGGTGAAGTGGGCGCGCTTCCGGCAGAGGCTCTGCGAACAGGGTTTTTCCGAGGAGGATCTGGCCCGGGTGACGAGTCCCATCGGGCTGCCGGGGGTTCCCGGCAAGTCACCGGAAGCCATCGCTATCGCCACCGCCGCCCAGCTGGTGGGCCAACTGGGCCTGGAAGCTGATTGGAACGACCCACCCCTGCCCAAAACCCCTTCGAGAAGGCTATGA
- the allE gene encoding (S)-ureidoglycine aminohydrolase: MQQLGMTRSSYQRDHALITPDTFIRTHLPGWQDSACIVHIAPQMGAAFTMYQVEMQASGKGSAAPEGIERFVYVLEGEVLLHMEGTTHPLSEGGYAFFPADTAHVLEAVGKARLAVYEKPFQPLDGVLAPSVIVGNEADVEGRPLGDDPDLIVRMLLPDQLSYDMAVNTMTFKPGASLSLVEVHVMEHGLLMLQGGGIYRLSDRWYPVAAGDVIYMAPYCPQWFGAIGKQPARYLLYKDAHRHPIE, translated from the coding sequence ATGCAACAACTCGGTATGACCCGCAGTTCCTATCAGCGCGACCACGCCCTCATCACCCCAGACACCTTTATCCGCACCCATCTGCCAGGCTGGCAGGATTCGGCGTGCATCGTTCACATAGCTCCCCAGATGGGGGCTGCTTTTACCATGTACCAGGTGGAGATGCAGGCTTCCGGAAAGGGGAGCGCCGCCCCGGAGGGGATCGAGCGCTTCGTATACGTGCTCGAGGGCGAGGTCTTGCTCCACATGGAGGGAACGACGCACCCCTTGTCCGAAGGTGGCTACGCCTTCTTCCCTGCCGATACTGCGCACGTGCTGGAGGCGGTGGGCAAGGCCCGCCTGGCAGTGTATGAGAAGCCCTTCCAGCCGCTAGATGGGGTACTGGCGCCCAGTGTGATCGTGGGGAACGAGGCCGACGTGGAGGGCAGACCGCTGGGTGATGACCCCGACCTGATCGTACGGATGCTCCTTCCCGACCAGCTTTCCTACGATATGGCGGTCAACACTATGACCTTTAAACCCGGAGCCTCGCTCTCGCTGGTGGAGGTACACGTGATGGAACACGGCCTTCTGATGCTCCAAGGTGGCGGCATCTACCGCCTCAGCGACCGTTGGTATCCGGTGGCAGCAGGGGACGTGATCTACATGGCCCCCTACTGTCCGCAGTGGTTTGGGGCCATTGGGAAGCAGCCCGCACGCTATCTGCTGTACAAAGATGCCCACCGCCATCCCATCGAGTAG